The nucleotide sequence CCATCGGGAATATCTTTCATTATTTCGAGGCAGTCGCCGTGATAGAGCTTTCCATTAGGATTTTCATAAAATAGCATTTTTTCTTTTCCCCTCCTATAAACAAAAAGCGGGCCCCCGAAGGAGCCCGCACCGTGCTATACTATCAGCCTAATCCCTGCGCCTATACGACGCAGCCCCCGGTCGGTCTCGGCGCGAGAGCGTGCGGACGCGGGGTTTTATGCTATTCTTACCCCGCACGCCTTGGCCAGCGCAAACGTCCTGTTGCGCCAGCCGTTCCTAAAACGCTTTTGGTTCGGGCGCGCCGCTATAATGGCGTCGTAGAAGTTCAGGCGCTTGACGAGCAGCATTTTCGAGAGCGCGAGCCCGTTTTTCCAGGCAAGCGTATAGAGCGTTTCGCGCGTCTTGGGGCCCCACTTTCCATCTATCACGACGAACGCCCCCAGCGACGCGCAGGCGCGCTGCGCTATACGCGCCGCGTTGCCCATGCCGTGGTTCACCGCCATATCGAACATTATCATGTCCACCGGCTCGCCGTAGCGCCCCCAATCGTAGGGGGCCCAGTAGCGGACGTTGTATATCGCCATCGCCTCGGATTTCGTCAGCGCTTTTATGTTGTTATGCTTGACTATGCCGGAGGCATAGGCGGCAGAGAGCGTCCCCTGCGTGATGCCCCTGTTCGTCGGGCCGCCCCTGTCCGCCGGGTTGTTCACGTA is from Synergistes jonesii and encodes:
- a CDS encoding glycoside hydrolase family 108 protein, coding for MSWERAIAFTLRWEGGYVNNPADRGGPTNRGITQGTLSAAYASGIVKHNNIKALTKSEAMAIYNVRYWAPYDWGRYGEPVDMIMFDMAVNHGMGNAARIAQRACASLGAFVVIDGKWGPKTRETLYTLAWKNGLALSKMLLVKRLNFYDAIIAARPNQKRFRNGWRNRTFALAKACGVRIA